The Streptomyces sp. 11x1 genomic sequence TCGCAGTCGAGGCCACATGTCGGGGGCGGCCTCTCAGGCGCGCTCCGCGCATCAGCGGCACCCCCTTCAGGAGGGCACCGCATCAGCGGCGGCCCTTCGGCAGGCCGAGGAGGCGTTCGGCGATGATGTCGCGTTGGATCTCGTTGGTGCCGGCGTAGATCGGGCCGGCGAGGGAGAAGACGTACCCCTCGGACCAGTCGGTGTCCGCCGACTCGCCCTCCTCGTCGAGCAGGTCGAGCGCCGTCTCGTGCAGGGCGATGTCGTACTCGGACCAGAAGACCTTGTTCAAACTGGCCTCGGGGCCGATCGGCGTGCCCTCCAGGAAGCGGGAGGCGGCCGCGTGGGTGAACAACTGGTAGGCGCGGGCGCCGATCAGCGCGTCGGCCACCGCCTCGCGGGCGGACGCCGGGCTGCCCCGGTCGTGCCAGAGGGCGAGCAGCCGGTGCGCGGAGGCCAGGAAGCGGCCCGGGGAGCGGAGCGTCAGACCGCGTTCGTTGCCGGCGGTGGACATCGCGATGCGCCAGCCCTGGCCGGGCTCGCCGATGACGTCCTCGTCCGGCACGAACACGTCGTCGAGGAAGAGCTCGGCGAACGCGGGCCTGCCGTCGAGGCGGCCGATCGGGCGGACCGTCACCCCCGGGGCGCGCAGGTCGAACATGAGATACGTCAGCCCCTGGTGGGGCCGGTCGGTGCCGGGCTCGCTGCGGAACAGGCCGAACGCCCGGTCCGCGAACGCCGCCCGTGACGACCAGGTCTTCTGCCCGCTCAGCAACCAGCCCCCGTCCGCGCGCACGGCCCGGGAGGTGAGCGAGGCCAGATCGGACCCGGCCCCGGGCTCCGACCAGGCCTGGGCCCACACCACCTCGCCGGAGGCCATCGGGGGCAGCACGCGCGCCCGTTGCTCCTCGGTGCCGTGGTCGAACAGGGTCGGGGCGAGGAGGTTGACGCCGTTCTGGCCGACCCGGCCCGGGGCGCCCGCCGCGTAGTACTCCTCCTCGAAGAGCAGCCAGCGGAGCAGCCCCGCGTCGCGGCCGCCGTACGCGGTCGGCCAGTTCACCACCGACCAGCGGTCGGCGAAGAGTTCGGCCTCCCATGCCCGATGGGCGGCGAAGCCCTCCTCGGTCTCCAGGGACGGGAGCGGCCCCGACGGGACATGGCCGCGCAGCCAGGCGCGGGCCTCGGCGCGGAAGGCCTCGTCGGCAGGGGAACAAGCGAGGTCCATGGAGCACTGCTCCTTCCCTAACAAGTGTTTGGTAGGTTACCGTGCCCGCATGAAGAACGTCGACCCTCCGGCGTACCTCCCCGGCCACCGTCTGCTCGCCGGACGCACCGCCGTGATCACCGCCGCGGCCGGCGCGGGCATCGGCGGGGCCACCGCACGACGCTTCCTGGAGGAGGGCGCGCGCGTACTGATCAGCGACGCCCACACGCGCAGACTCAAGGCGTACCGGGACGAGCTGGCCGAGGAGTTCGGAGCGGAGTCCGTCCGGGCGGTGCCGTGCGACGTGACCGACGAGGACCAGGTGCGGGCCCTGTTCGAGGCCGGCGCCCGGCTGCACGGACGGCTCGACATCGTCGTCAACAACGCGGGCCTCGGCGGCACCAGCGACCTCGTCGACATGACCGACGAGCAGTGGTCCAAGGTGCTGGACGTGACACTGAACGGCACGTTCCGCTGCACCCGGACCGCGCTGCGACTGATGCGGGACAACGGCGGCGGCGTCATCGTCAACAACGCCTCCGTCGTCGGCTGGCGCGCCCAGGCCGGCCAGGCGCACTACGCCGCCGCCAAGGCCGGCGTCATGGCCCTGACCAGGTGTGCGGCGATCGAGGCGGCCGCGTACGGGGTCCGGGTCAACGCCGTCTCGCCCAGCCTCGCCATGCACCCGCACCTGGTGAAGGTCACCACCCCGGAGCTGCTGGAGGAACTGACCGCGCGCGAGGCCCTCGGGCGGTACGCCGAACCCTGGGAGGTGGCCAACGTGATCGTGTTCCTCGCGTCCGGCTACTCCTCGTACCTGACGGGTGAGATCGTCTCCGTGAGCAACCAGCATCCGTGAGCAACCAGTACCCGTGCGCAATCAGCGCCCATGAGCGACCAGCACCCGTGAGGACGAGGAACAGCGTGCCGACCAAGAAGAAGCCCCGGACGACCGCCGGCGACAAGCCGCCCGCCGCGCCCGCCCGCCGCCGGGAACTCCTCGACCGGGCCGCGGAGGTCTTCGCCGATCTGGGGTACAACGCCACCACCGTCCGCAGGATCGCGGACGACGTCGGCATGCTCGCGGGCAGCCTCTACTACTACTTTGAGTCCAAGGACGCGATGCTGGAGGAGATCCTGCGGACCTTCCTCGACGAACTCTGGGAGGGCTACGACGCCGTCCTGGACGCCGAGTTGCGTCCCCGGGAGACCTTCGAGGCCCTGGTCGTCGAGTCGTTCCGCGCCATCGACCGGCACCGCGCCGCCGTCGCGATCTACCAGAACGAGGCCAAGAAGCTGGTCGCGCAGGACCGGTTCCAGTTTCTCGACGCCTCGCAGCGCAAGTTCGAGAAGGCATGGCTGGCCACGCTGGAACGCGGTGTGGCCGCCCAGGAGTTCCGTGCCGACCTCGACACCCGGCTCACCTACCGATTCGTGCGCGACACGGTGTGGGTCGCCGCCTCCTGGTACCGGCCCGGCGGACAGCTCGGCCCGGAGGAGATCGCCCGGCAGTACCTGTCGATGGTCCTGGACGGGATCGCCGTACACGCGCGGTCCCGCGGCGGGGCCGCGACGCACGACCCGGAGCTCAAAACGCACGAACCGGAGCTCGATCGGTGAACAACCTCTGACGTCAAGGGAGTTGCCATGGCCGAGGCCTATATCGTCGAAGCGGTCCGGACGCCTGTCGGGCGGCGCGGGGGAGGGCTCGGCCAGGTCCATCCGGCCGACCTCGGCGCGCACGCCCTCAAGGCGCTCGTCGCACGCGCCGGCGTGGACCCGGCCGCCGTGGAGGACGTCGTCTTCGGCTGCCTGGACACGGTCGGCCCGCAGGCCGGTGACATCGCCCGGACCAGCTGGCTGGCCGCCGGGCTGCCAGAGGAGGTACCGGGCACAACCGTCGACCGGCAGTGCGGCTCCTCGCAGCAGGCCGTGCACTTCGCCGCGCAAGGAGTGCTCTCCGGCACCCAGGACCTGGTGGTCGCGGGCGGCGTCCAGAACATGACGATGATCCCCATCGCCTTCGCCTCCCGCCAGGCCGCCGTCCCCCTCGGACTCACCGAGGGCCCCTTCGCGGGCAGCGAGGGCTGGCGCGCCCGCTACGGCGACCGGCCGGTGAACCAGTTCGCCGGCGCCGAGATGATCGCCGCGAAATGGGGCATCAGCCGCCGCGACCAGGAGGAGTACGCGCTGCGCTCCCACCGCCGGGCGGTACGGGCCCTCGACGAGGGCCGCTTCGCGCGCGAGACCGTGCCGTACGGCGACGTCAGCGCCGACGAGGGGCCGCGCCGGGACACCTCGCTGGAGAAGATGGCCGCGCTGAAGCCGGTCATCGACGGCGGCACCGTCACCGCCGCCTGCTCCTCCCAGGTCTCCGACGGCGCCGCGGCGCTGCTGCTCGCCTCCGAACGCGCCGTACGGGAGCACGGGCTGACACCGCGCGCCCGCGTGCACCACCTCTCCGTACGCGGCGAGGACCCCATCCGGATGCTCACCGCGCCGATCCCGGCGACCGCGTACGCCCTGAAGAAGTCCGGCCTCACCCTCGACGCGATCGACCTCGTCGAGATCAACGAGGCCTTCGCGCCGGTCGTCCTGGCGTGGCTGAAGGAGACGGGCGCCGACCCGGAGAAGGTCAACGTCAACGGCGGCGCCATCGCCCTCGGCCACCCTCTGGGCGCGACCGGCGCGAAGCTGATGACGACCCTCCTGCACGAACTGGAGCGCACGGGCGGCCGCTACGGCCTCCAGACCATGTGCGAGGGGGGCGGCCAGGCGAACGTGACGATCATCGAGAGGCTCTGACGGCCAGGGGGAGGTGCCGAACGGCGCGTCCGCGCGTAGCGGGTCGGGCGTCGCCGAGACCCCCGCGCGTAGGGGTCGGGCGTCGCCGAGACCCCCGCGCGTAGGGGTCGGGCGTCGCCGAGGCGCCCCCGCGCGTAGGGGTCAGGCGTCGCCGAGGCGCCCCCGTACCTCGTCCGCCTCCCTCATGATCCGTTCCACCAGCTCCGCGCAGGACGGCAGGTCGTCGATCACGCCGGCGACCTGGCCGGCCGCCATCACCCCCAGGTCCGTACGGCCGTCCACCATCGCGGACCGGAGCAGCATGGGCGTGTTGGCCGCGAGCAGGACCTGGCTCCAGGCGAGGTCCTTGCCGCGCCGCAGCGCCAGGCCGTCGCGGACCATGCCGTGCCAGGTCAGCCCGGAGAGCCGCCGGAACGCGGCCGCGTGCCGCACGGCGCGCAGCAGGGCGCGCGCCCGCCCGGACGCCTCCAACGCGCTCACGAATTCCGTGCGGAGCATGCGGTGCGGCAACCCGTCCACGGCCCGCGTGACGGTGACGTCCTTGACGGTCGCCGCCAGATAGCGGGCCTTCACCGCGTCGGGCACCGTCGAGTCCGAGGTGAGCAGGAACCGGGTGCCCATCGCCACCCCGGCCGCCCCGAACGCCAGCGCGGCCACCAGACCCCGCCCGTCGTGGAAGCCGCCGGCGGCGACGACGGGGATGTCGACGGCGTCCACGACCTGGGGCAGCAGCACGGTCGTCGCCACCTCCCCGGTGTGTCCGCCGCCCTCGCCGCCCTGCACGACCACCGCGTCCGCACCCCACGCCGCCACCTTCTCGGCGTGCCGCCGGGCGCCCACCGACGGGATCACCACCACACCCGCGTCCTTGAGCTCCGCGATCAGCTCCCTGGACGGCGCGAGCGCGAACGACGCCACCCGGACGCCCTCCTCCACGACGATCCGCACCCGTTCCCGCGCGTCCGTCGCGTCGGCCCGCAGATTCACCCCGAACGGCGCGTCCGTGCGGGACCGCACCTCCCGTACGGCGTCCCGGAGCCGCGCGGGCGTCATCGTCGCGGAGGCCAGGATCCCGAGCGCCCCCGCGTTCGCCGCGGCCGAGACCAGCCGGGGGCCGGCCACCCACCCCATACCGGTCTGCACGACCGGATGACGGACGCCGACGAGCCGGGTGAACGCCGTCTCCATCAGCCCTGAACCTCACGGGAACGGGCGCCCGCCGGATCGAGCACCTCGCGGATCAACCGCAGCTCCTGCGCCGTGGGCTCCCGTGTGTACGGCACCTCGTGCGGGACGGCGAGTGCGAAGCCCGTCGCCTCCCGCACCTGCTCCACCGTGACCCCGGGGTGCAGCGAGGCCAGCCGCATCGCGCGGTCGGGCGTGGCGAAGTCGAACACCCCGAGGTCCGACACGACCCGCGGCAGATGGTGGAAGCGGGCGGCGGCCGGATGCGCGGCCACGCGGTCGTGACCCACTCCGCACACCATGTCGACCTTCTCGACGAAGACCCGCCGCGAATGCTTCGGAACCCAGTAACTGGTCGGGTTGTTCAGGGTGTTGACCGGCGCACCCCGCACCCCCAGCAGCTGTCGCCTCGGCCTCGCCCAGTCGCCGACGCAACTGATGTTCTGGTTGCCGTACCGGTCGATCTGGCTCGCGCCCATCATCACGTGCCGTCGGCCGCCGGTGACCAGGTCCAGGTGCCGGCGGTAGGGCAGCCACCCCTCCACGGTGCCGTCGAGGTCGACCAGCAGCGCCTCGCCGTCGGTCAGCAACAGGTCGGGCGAGAAGGTCCGCCTCGCCAGGCGCGCGCCCAGCGACGGGATCAGCCCCATGGGGCTCGCGAGGATCTCCCCGGCCCCGCGCCAGGCCTCCGCGCAGGCGATCACGCAGTACTCGGCACGCGTCGCGCCACCCGTCGGCGTCGCCTCGTTCGTCGTCCCCGCGTTCACGAAACCTCCTTCCGCCAAGCCCGTACGGCCGACTGGTAGGCGGCCTCGTCGCCGGAGAGGAACCGCTCCGCGAAGTCCTCCCAGGGCGTGGTCGCGTACAGCTTCTGGAAGGCCTCGTCCCGGCCGTGGTCGGGGGCGCAGGAGGTGAAGTGCGCGCCGTTCGGGGCCTCGATCACCCCCGTCACCGCATGCCGGGCGACCAGCAGCGTCTGCGGCGGTCCCTCCTTCGCCAACTCGGCCGTGTCCACGATCCGTTCGCACGAGACGTACGCGGCGTCGGCCGCCTCGCAGAACAGGTCGTCGAAGTACGGGTCCGGTCCCAGATACTGGCCGTTGCCCCGCCGATCGGCCCGGTTGACGTGGACGAGGGCGGCGTCGAGGCGCAGGGCGGGCATGGCGACGAAGGTCTCCCGGTCGTCGTACGGTGAAGTGACCGTACGCAGTCCGGGGTTGACCCGCATCACGTCCGAGCCGATGCCGGCCCGCACCGGGAGGAACGGCAGCCGGTGCGTGGCGGCGCGCAGGCCCCACAGGAACATCGCCTCGTCGATCTCCATCAGCTCGAACGCGCCCCGCTCGCGCGCCGCGCGGAAATGGGGTTCGAGGGGGATGGAGTCCAGGGTGGCGAAGGGGGCGACCAGTTTCCGGATCCGTCCGGCGGCGGCGAGCATCCCGACGTCCGGGCCGCCGCAGGAGACCACCGTGAGATCGGTGATCCCGGACCGGAGCACCGCTCTCACCAGGGCCATCGGCTTGCGGCGCGAGCCCCAGCCGCCGATGCCGAGCGTCATCCCGCTCACCAGCCGCGAGACGGCCTCGTCGGCGGTCATGGCCTTGTCACTCACCCGGATCCCCCTCCACCGCGCCCTGCTTCCCGGCCGCGTCCCGCTTCCCGGCGGTGCCCTGTTCCCTGGCCGCCTCCCGTCCCCCGGCCGAGTCCCGTTCCTCGGCCGGCGGATCCGCCTTGTCCGCACCCGCCCTCCCGGCCCTCACCGCCGTCCCGGCTTTCCCCGCCGCGCCGAAGGTGTCGCGGACCTCGTCGGCCACCCCGCTGAGGTTCGCCTCGAAGGTGAAGCCCTGCTCGAAGCGGTAGCTCCGGCGGACGTCGACGGGGTCGATGCCGTTGATGGCGGCCTTGGCCAGCCGCAGCAGCCGACCGTCCTTCGCGGCGATCTCCCGCGCCAACTCCAGCGCGGCGGACGGCAGTTCGGCGCGCGGCACGACCCGCCACACCGAACCGTGCGCCCGTAGCTCAGCGGCGGTCGCCGTACGAGAGGTGTAGTACAGCGCGCGCATCAGATGCCGCGGCACCAGCCGTGCCAGATGCGTCGCCGCACCGAGCGCGCCCCGGTCCAGCTCCGGCAGACCGAAGGTCGCGTCCTGGCTCGCCACGATCGCGTCCGCGTTCCCCACCAGCCCGATCCCGCCGCCCAGACAGAACCCCTGGACGGCGGCGACCACCGGCACCTCGCACTCGTACACGGCGGCGAATGCCTCCGCGCAACCATGGTTGGCGCCGATCAGCGCGCTGTGCCCCACCGCCTGGATCTCCTTGATGTCCACCCCGGCGTTGAACCCGCGCCCCTCCGCGCCCAGCACGACACACCGCACCTCGGGATCGCGCCCCGCGTCGCGCACGGCCTCGGCCAGCTCGAACCACCCGCGCACCGGCAGCGCGTTCACCGGCGGGAAGTCGACCGTGACGACGGAAATCCCCTTTTCCGGGGACGAGGTGGAGACAGTCATCGGAGCATCAGCTACCTTCCACCTAACGTTTGTTTGGTGCGTCTCTCCTGCGGAAGGTAGCAGCGGATGCGGCTCAACGGGAAGGTCGCCGTCGTCACCGGCGGCACGCGCGGTGTCGGCGCCGGCATCGCCCGAGCCCTCGCCGAAGCCGGCGCCGACGTCGTGACCTGCGCCCGCCGACCACCCGAAGTCCCGCTCAAGGGCGCCGAGTTCATGCCGCTGGACGTTCGGGACCCCGACGCGGTGCACCGCTTCTTCGCCGAACTGCCCCGTGTGGACGTCCTCGTGAACAACGCCGGCGGCACACCCCATCGCCCGCTCACCGCGACCGACGCCCGCCGCCACGCCCGCGTCGTCGAGCTCAACCTCACCGCTCCGCTGACCGTCTCCCTCGCCGCCCACGACCACCTCCGGCGGGCCCGCGGCGCGATCGTGATGATCGGCAGCGTCAGCGGCAGCCGCCCCTCACCCGGCTCGGCGGCCTACGGCGCCGCCAAGGCCGGCCTGGAACACCTCGCGCGCTCCATGGCCGTGGAGTGGGCCCCGGAGATCCGGGTCAACACCCTCGTCCTCGGCATGGTCCGCACCGAGCTCTCCCACCTCCACTACGGCGACGAGCACGGCATCGCCGCCGTCGCCCGCACCGTCCCGCTGGGCCGCCTCGCCACCCCGTCCGACATCGGCGACGCGGCGGTTTTCCTCGCCTCCGACGCGGCCGCCTACATCACCGGCGCCTCCCT encodes the following:
- a CDS encoding acyl-CoA dehydrogenase family protein — encoded protein: MDLACSPADEAFRAEARAWLRGHVPSGPLPSLETEEGFAAHRAWEAELFADRWSVVNWPTAYGGRDAGLLRWLLFEEEYYAAGAPGRVGQNGVNLLAPTLFDHGTEEQRARVLPPMASGEVVWAQAWSEPGAGSDLASLTSRAVRADGGWLLSGQKTWSSRAAFADRAFGLFRSEPGTDRPHQGLTYLMFDLRAPGVTVRPIGRLDGRPAFAELFLDDVFVPDEDVIGEPGQGWRIAMSTAGNERGLTLRSPGRFLASAHRLLALWHDRGSPASAREAVADALIGARAYQLFTHAAASRFLEGTPIGPEASLNKVFWSEYDIALHETALDLLDEEGESADTDWSEGYVFSLAGPIYAGTNEIQRDIIAERLLGLPKGRR
- a CDS encoding SDR family oxidoreductase; this encodes MKNVDPPAYLPGHRLLAGRTAVITAAAGAGIGGATARRFLEEGARVLISDAHTRRLKAYRDELAEEFGAESVRAVPCDVTDEDQVRALFEAGARLHGRLDIVVNNAGLGGTSDLVDMTDEQWSKVLDVTLNGTFRCTRTALRLMRDNGGGVIVNNASVVGWRAQAGQAHYAAAKAGVMALTRCAAIEAAAYGVRVNAVSPSLAMHPHLVKVTTPELLEELTAREALGRYAEPWEVANVIVFLASGYSSYLTGEIVSVSNQHP
- a CDS encoding TetR/AcrR family transcriptional regulator, translated to MPTKKKPRTTAGDKPPAAPARRRELLDRAAEVFADLGYNATTVRRIADDVGMLAGSLYYYFESKDAMLEEILRTFLDELWEGYDAVLDAELRPRETFEALVVESFRAIDRHRAAVAIYQNEAKKLVAQDRFQFLDASQRKFEKAWLATLERGVAAQEFRADLDTRLTYRFVRDTVWVAASWYRPGGQLGPEEIARQYLSMVLDGIAVHARSRGGAATHDPELKTHEPELDR
- a CDS encoding acetyl-CoA C-acetyltransferase; this translates as MAEAYIVEAVRTPVGRRGGGLGQVHPADLGAHALKALVARAGVDPAAVEDVVFGCLDTVGPQAGDIARTSWLAAGLPEEVPGTTVDRQCGSSQQAVHFAAQGVLSGTQDLVVAGGVQNMTMIPIAFASRQAAVPLGLTEGPFAGSEGWRARYGDRPVNQFAGAEMIAAKWGISRRDQEEYALRSHRRAVRALDEGRFARETVPYGDVSADEGPRRDTSLEKMAALKPVIDGGTVTAACSSQVSDGAAALLLASERAVREHGLTPRARVHHLSVRGEDPIRMLTAPIPATAYALKKSGLTLDAIDLVEINEAFAPVVLAWLKETGADPEKVNVNGGAIALGHPLGATGAKLMTTLLHELERTGGRYGLQTMCEGGGQANVTIIERL
- a CDS encoding nitronate monooxygenase; the protein is METAFTRLVGVRHPVVQTGMGWVAGPRLVSAAANAGALGILASATMTPARLRDAVREVRSRTDAPFGVNLRADATDARERVRIVVEEGVRVASFALAPSRELIAELKDAGVVVIPSVGARRHAEKVAAWGADAVVVQGGEGGGHTGEVATTVLLPQVVDAVDIPVVAAGGFHDGRGLVAALAFGAAGVAMGTRFLLTSDSTVPDAVKARYLAATVKDVTVTRAVDGLPHRMLRTEFVSALEASGRARALLRAVRHAAAFRRLSGLTWHGMVRDGLALRRGKDLAWSQVLLAANTPMLLRSAMVDGRTDLGVMAAGQVAGVIDDLPSCAELVERIMREADEVRGRLGDA
- a CDS encoding CoA-transferase, which translates into the protein MNAGTTNEATPTGGATRAEYCVIACAEAWRGAGEILASPMGLIPSLGARLARRTFSPDLLLTDGEALLVDLDGTVEGWLPYRRHLDLVTGGRRHVMMGASQIDRYGNQNISCVGDWARPRRQLLGVRGAPVNTLNNPTSYWVPKHSRRVFVEKVDMVCGVGHDRVAAHPAAARFHHLPRVVSDLGVFDFATPDRAMRLASLHPGVTVEQVREATGFALAVPHEVPYTREPTAQELRLIREVLDPAGARSREVQG
- a CDS encoding CoA-transferase; the encoded protein is MSDKAMTADEAVSRLVSGMTLGIGGWGSRRKPMALVRAVLRSGITDLTVVSCGGPDVGMLAAAGRIRKLVAPFATLDSIPLEPHFRAARERGAFELMEIDEAMFLWGLRAATHRLPFLPVRAGIGSDVMRVNPGLRTVTSPYDDRETFVAMPALRLDAALVHVNRADRRGNGQYLGPDPYFDDLFCEAADAAYVSCERIVDTAELAKEGPPQTLLVARHAVTGVIEAPNGAHFTSCAPDHGRDEAFQKLYATTPWEDFAERFLSGDEAAYQSAVRAWRKEVS
- a CDS encoding SDR family oxidoreductase translates to MRLNGKVAVVTGGTRGVGAGIARALAEAGADVVTCARRPPEVPLKGAEFMPLDVRDPDAVHRFFAELPRVDVLVNNAGGTPHRPLTATDARRHARVVELNLTAPLTVSLAAHDHLRRARGAIVMIGSVSGSRPSPGSAAYGAAKAGLEHLARSMAVEWAPEIRVNTLVLGMVRTELSHLHYGDEHGIAAVARTVPLGRLATPSDIGDAAVFLASDAAAYITGASLLVHGGGERPAFLDAATAPTVIDEGEPR